The nucleotide sequence cgactttgacaatttcttgGAAATTATTAGCCAAACGAATTAgactttttcgcgatttttgacAGAGAAACAAAGCTATTTACTGTGTAACTTTAggggaaaaatttgagaatttttgaaattttcagcaaaaaaatcgtgatattatgcagaatttttctagtaatttttttgggggtgaaTACGcgttcattttttctcacaaaGATGGTTTAAAACTTTCCAGTGGTAGGGTAAAAATTTcctcaacgaaaaaaaaatcaaacccatttttaaaacgagCGTCAATATTAAAAAACTCTTTCAAACATTATTTCCAAGCGAGACGTGCAGCTCGAATCGAGTATAGAGAACAATAGCCAAACCAGGTCGGATGATGAGAATCCAGACAAGGTATTTTATTAACTATAATTCTTCTGGAGCCACTGTCACCGCATGACCATATTCTAATTCCCTCTACATTTAgcctttgacaaaaaatacacacaaacgagctccttatttttgaaacgttgaTTGTTGAACCGAAAGTGCTTAAAATGACAAATTGTATCGATGGTTTGAAAGAGGTATACCATACCTACTACATATCTAGATACTCCAGTAGTAGTATTTGAGTTCTGTATGAAACAAGGTGTTTGCTAGTGAGAAGAAAACGCACGGAATTGTACATATAATACATCGAAATGGTacgtatacattttttaaattcaattaacTTCATAAGCTGTGATTTAGATATAagaattgtttgatttttcaaaaaatcaccacgCGAGTTCTAATGgactgattttcaattttttttaatgttcattttttacaatgtaCCTCAGGTACTTttagtttttaatgaaattgtttcaacaaagaaaatttcaactcatccatttattgtttttttttttatttttacttttcaatagATATTCAcgaaagaatcattttttgtgatcgtGTTAATTCACACCACCGCGGctatcaatttgaatttctttaacTTCAATAAATCACCAGCTCAGAACGAGACCACAACTACGACAATACCTATTCAACCGACAAAGTCATTCTCATCGTTGATTGAAGTTACCGAATCGCCAACACCAGTTCTACTGAATCATTCTGCAGCTATCATCACCGAATCTCCAATCGCAGTTGTAAACTATTCTCTGTCCGATTCGAATGATAACTTGGTAATTCTACAGAAACacgagtttgaaaatgaaaccgaaGCTGTGGACGCTTCTCCCGAAATCACCGATAATAATAACACATCTTCGGTGCCAAGTCGCCCCGATATGCAAGAAATTGACGAAACGAGGAACTCTACTGTTTACAAATATTCTGTAAATGAGACAATACTGgaagatacgagtattttcaatgAAACAACAACGACAACCACATCCCAACCGACGCCTAATCTACCAAATCCTCCAAAAGTATTCACACCTAGTGCATTCACGTTACCAAAAAGGAAAACTGTCCAGTTCACTCACACAATAGTAACCACGGTATGttgattttttacttcaaaaatttttaaaagtcgagaattttttccaacatgaaatTCAACGTGATACTTATTTTACAGATTACGAGACTTGAAACGGTGTATCCATCTTGtgtgaaaatggaaaatgtcaGATCAGTATGTGATGAAACATTATTAACTATTCAACCGACGCCAACATTATTCAACCGTGTCGATTTGAATACCCAAATGGCAAATATAAGCAATGACGATAATTTTGATATTATCGAACCACCAGAGAGTAGGAGAAAAAGATCCCAAAATAGCGCGATCGCTTCGAAGAATTTGAAGGAATCGGAGTAAgtaataaaatacatattattaggtatgtacctacctacattcattcattcattcttaATTATATCTAATGATAGGTTATcaagtacctaatcaaaaaaaattctttcaaatcacattaaattttataattttagggATCGacctcaaaattttctcaaaaaaagtaactttagtaacccaaaaattgaccaaaaaaaaaacatttttgaaaaaaaaaactagcaaaagctcaaaacagataATTATTGACAATTCGAAAGTAAGCTACTCGTggatcaaaatgcaaaaaacaaacatgaaaaaaatattggattccggaaacataattgaaaaatatgttcaactactgaaaaaattacaaaattgaaagaagaggggGAAAAGTCTACCGAAACAGGGAGGAACggaatttaatattttattcaaaattatttcaaaaaatcaaacacataAATACCTACCATATTGTAAAACATAGCAGAAATGTTGACATGAGCGAggattcgatgaaaaaaaaattatttgagtgtaaagaaataataaaatacctatagaataatttgtaaaaaaaaatccataaatcaGAAGAATTATTTCAGAACggaaaacttattaaaatcagTAGGAAAGAGCGGAGGGGGAAAGAGGGAGATTGCAATccaaatctggaaaaaaagagatttgtgaaaattattttaaaaattcgaatacaaaaaaatgtaccttgctccaaaaagaaaaaaaaatcctccatcaaaactgtcaaaaattgatacgattcaaaaaaaaaaaaaaaaaaaggaaagaaggcaacaaaattattgaaattgagagaaaaagaaaatggccaaaacaggaagcagagcaaagatcaagatctggagagaaaaaaatagtcaaaaaataatgttgaaaaacctcttcgtgatcttcttttaataaatcaaaatcgcaaaattcaaaatgaaccaaaaaataagagttttggcaaaatttaaaacgttgaaaaaaatcacaaggatcccagaataaaaattcaattaggaATAG is from Planococcus citri chromosome 1, ihPlaCitr1.1, whole genome shotgun sequence and encodes:
- the LOC135849801 gene encoding uncharacterized protein LOC135849801 is translated as MIFTKESFFVIVLIHTTAAINLNFFNFNKSPAQNETTTTTIPIQPTKSFSSLIEVTESPTPVLLNHSAAIITESPIAVVNYSLSDSNDNLVILQKHEFENETEAVDASPEITDNNNTSSVPSRPDMQEIDETRNSTVYKYSVNETILEDTSIFNETTTTTTSQPTPNLPNPPKVFTPSAFTLPKRKTVQFTHTIVTTITRLETVYPSCVKMENVRSVCDETLLTIQPTPTLFNRVDLNTQMANISNDDNFDIIEPPESRRKRSQNSAIASKNLKESESNLRVDFIEPSELDYEFEDVLPPGVENKQKNGSDNLQGRGSNDATQPLAIVESLLFNEPKVEFYTAYLATTSVRTITSNAATATVIARNCIPKNMNLKKCPISKEFQTKAPIRPPKPENTKSTIKQHKEAETEENPSPVVYKPENTSTKSTTKQHKEEEVESEKKIISIKPKPSTNKPPVQLPPQQKPFDALEQLREYLIMNAHRLFTDKPNTHETIDLNAGSTIIQSADTALSPIIYHKKRSNRVKRQR